One window of Mauremys mutica isolate MM-2020 ecotype Southern chromosome 6, ASM2049712v1, whole genome shotgun sequence genomic DNA carries:
- the DCP2 gene encoding m7GpppN-mRNA hydrolase isoform X2 translates to MMTTTACSSPTPLKQSRFILHIPSEERDNAIRVCFQIELAHWFYLDFYMQNTPGLPQCGIRDFAKAVFSHCPFLLPQGEDVQRVLDEWKEYKMGVPTYGAIILDETLENVLLVQGYLAKSGWGFPKGKVNKEEAPHDCAAREVFEETGFDIKDYICKDDYIELRINDQLARLYIIPGVPKDTKFNPKTRREIRNIEWFSIDKLPCHRNDMTPKSKLGLAPNKFFMAIPFIRPLRDWLSRRYGDSSDSDNGFSSTGSTPSKLNMEKTRSKIRYSQQVFTDGSPGDQWTKYRQPQQQKPYNNHSDMSEALKIKNMRGNGRKQYQDTSNQKKRTNGVHSQPTKQNHTLKCEKKLNPRRLQDNFETDAAVYDMCFSIEDLLEHTEAHSVACNGHYKITFSSRAFLSFKFDHDAIMKSFDL, encoded by the exons ATGATGACTACCACAGCTTGCTCGAGCCCCACCCCTCTCAAGCAAAG TCGATTTATTTTGCACATTCCGAGTGAGGAAAGAGACAATGCAATCAGAGTGTGTTTTCAGATTGAACTTGCCCATTGGTTTTACTTGGATTTCTACATGCAGAACACACCAGGATTACCTCAGTGTGGGATAAGAGACTTTGCTAAAGCTG TCTTTAGCCATTGCCCTTTTTTACTGCCTCAAGGTGAAGATGTGCAAAGGGTTTTGGATGAGTGGAAGGAGTATAAAATGGGAGTACCAACCTATGGTGCAATTATTCTTGATGAGACACTTGAAAAT GTGCTGCTGGTTCAAGGATATTTAGCAAAGTCTGGCTGGGGATTTCCAAAagggaaagtaaataaagaagaggCTCCACATGACTGTGCAGCTAGAGAG GTGTTTGAAGAAACTGGTTTTGATATCAAAGATTACATCTGCAAAGATGACTACATTGAACTACGAATCAATGATCAGCTAGCACGCTTGTACATCATTCCAGGAGTTCCAAAGGACACAAAATTCAACCCCAAAACCAGAAGAGAAATTCGG AACATTGAATGGTTCTCAATTGACAAATTACCATGCCATAGAAATGACATGACCCCAAAATCCAAGCTAGGTTTGGCACCTAACAAGTTTTTCATGGCCATTCCCTTCATCAG ACCTTTGAGAGACTGGCTTTCTCGAAGATATGGGGACTCCTCTGATAGTGACAATGGATTTTCATCCACTGGGAGCACACCATCCAAGCTCAACATGGAGAAAACAAG ATCCAAAATTCGTTATAGCCAGCAGGTGTTTACAGATGGCTCTCCAGGAGACCAGTGGACAAAGTACAGACAACCACAGCAACAGAAGCCATATAACAATCATTCTGACATGTCTGAAGCGCTAAAAATAAAG AACATGAGGGGTAATGGTAGAAAGCAATATCAAGACACTTCTAACCAAAAGAAGAGGACAAATGGGGTCCACAGTCAGCCAACAAAACAGAACCATACATTG AAATGTGAAAAAAAACTTAATCCAAGAAGACTTCAGGATAACTTTGAAACAG atgcAGCAGTGTATGATATGTGTTTCTCCATTGAAGACCTGCTGGAACATACAGAGGCACACTCTGTGGCATGTAATGGTCATTACAAAATCACTTTCTCATCAAGAGCTTTCTTAAGCTTCAAGTTTGACCATGATGCCATAATGAAAAGTTTTGACCTCTGA
- the DCP2 gene encoding m7GpppN-mRNA hydrolase isoform X3 produces MSLGMDFRFILHIPSEERDNAIRVCFQIELAHWFYLDFYMQNTPGLPQCGIRDFAKAVFSHCPFLLPQGEDVQRVLDEWKEYKMGVPTYGAIILDETLENVLLVQGYLAKSGWGFPKGKVNKEEAPHDCAAREVFEETGFDIKDYICKDDYIELRINDQLARLYIIPGVPKDTKFNPKTRREIRNIEWFSIDKLPCHRNDMTPKSKLGLAPNKFFMAIPFIRPLRDWLSRRYGDSSDSDNGFSSTGSTPSKLNMEKTRSKIRYSQQVFTDGSPGDQWTKYRQPQQQKPYNNHSDMSEALKIKNMRGNGRKQYQDTSNQKKRTNGVHSQPTKQNHTLKCEKKLNPRRLQDNFETDAAVYDMCFSIEDLLEHTEAHSVACNGHYKITFSSRAFLSFKFDHDAIMKSFDL; encoded by the exons ATGAGCTTGGGAATGGACTT TCGATTTATTTTGCACATTCCGAGTGAGGAAAGAGACAATGCAATCAGAGTGTGTTTTCAGATTGAACTTGCCCATTGGTTTTACTTGGATTTCTACATGCAGAACACACCAGGATTACCTCAGTGTGGGATAAGAGACTTTGCTAAAGCTG TCTTTAGCCATTGCCCTTTTTTACTGCCTCAAGGTGAAGATGTGCAAAGGGTTTTGGATGAGTGGAAGGAGTATAAAATGGGAGTACCAACCTATGGTGCAATTATTCTTGATGAGACACTTGAAAAT GTGCTGCTGGTTCAAGGATATTTAGCAAAGTCTGGCTGGGGATTTCCAAAagggaaagtaaataaagaagaggCTCCACATGACTGTGCAGCTAGAGAG GTGTTTGAAGAAACTGGTTTTGATATCAAAGATTACATCTGCAAAGATGACTACATTGAACTACGAATCAATGATCAGCTAGCACGCTTGTACATCATTCCAGGAGTTCCAAAGGACACAAAATTCAACCCCAAAACCAGAAGAGAAATTCGG AACATTGAATGGTTCTCAATTGACAAATTACCATGCCATAGAAATGACATGACCCCAAAATCCAAGCTAGGTTTGGCACCTAACAAGTTTTTCATGGCCATTCCCTTCATCAG ACCTTTGAGAGACTGGCTTTCTCGAAGATATGGGGACTCCTCTGATAGTGACAATGGATTTTCATCCACTGGGAGCACACCATCCAAGCTCAACATGGAGAAAACAAG ATCCAAAATTCGTTATAGCCAGCAGGTGTTTACAGATGGCTCTCCAGGAGACCAGTGGACAAAGTACAGACAACCACAGCAACAGAAGCCATATAACAATCATTCTGACATGTCTGAAGCGCTAAAAATAAAG AACATGAGGGGTAATGGTAGAAAGCAATATCAAGACACTTCTAACCAAAAGAAGAGGACAAATGGGGTCCACAGTCAGCCAACAAAACAGAACCATACATTG AAATGTGAAAAAAAACTTAATCCAAGAAGACTTCAGGATAACTTTGAAACAG atgcAGCAGTGTATGATATGTGTTTCTCCATTGAAGACCTGCTGGAACATACAGAGGCACACTCTGTGGCATGTAATGGTCATTACAAAATCACTTTCTCATCAAGAGCTTTCTTAAGCTTCAAGTTTGACCATGATGCCATAATGAAAAGTTTTGACCTCTGA
- the DCP2 gene encoding m7GpppN-mRNA hydrolase isoform X1 yields METKRVEIPSSVLDDLCSRFILHIPSEERDNAIRVCFQIELAHWFYLDFYMQNTPGLPQCGIRDFAKAVFSHCPFLLPQGEDVQRVLDEWKEYKMGVPTYGAIILDETLENVLLVQGYLAKSGWGFPKGKVNKEEAPHDCAAREVFEETGFDIKDYICKDDYIELRINDQLARLYIIPGVPKDTKFNPKTRREIRNIEWFSIDKLPCHRNDMTPKSKLGLAPNKFFMAIPFIRPLRDWLSRRYGDSSDSDNGFSSTGSTPSKLNMEKTRSKIRYSQQVFTDGSPGDQWTKYRQPQQQKPYNNHSDMSEALKIKNMRGNGRKQYQDTSNQKKRTNGVHSQPTKQNHTLKCEKKLNPRRLQDNFETDAAVYDMCFSIEDLLEHTEAHSVACNGHYKITFSSRAFLSFKFDHDAIMKSFDL; encoded by the exons ATGGAGACCAAACGGGTCGAGATTCCCAGCAGCGTCCTGGACGATCTGTGCAG TCGATTTATTTTGCACATTCCGAGTGAGGAAAGAGACAATGCAATCAGAGTGTGTTTTCAGATTGAACTTGCCCATTGGTTTTACTTGGATTTCTACATGCAGAACACACCAGGATTACCTCAGTGTGGGATAAGAGACTTTGCTAAAGCTG TCTTTAGCCATTGCCCTTTTTTACTGCCTCAAGGTGAAGATGTGCAAAGGGTTTTGGATGAGTGGAAGGAGTATAAAATGGGAGTACCAACCTATGGTGCAATTATTCTTGATGAGACACTTGAAAAT GTGCTGCTGGTTCAAGGATATTTAGCAAAGTCTGGCTGGGGATTTCCAAAagggaaagtaaataaagaagaggCTCCACATGACTGTGCAGCTAGAGAG GTGTTTGAAGAAACTGGTTTTGATATCAAAGATTACATCTGCAAAGATGACTACATTGAACTACGAATCAATGATCAGCTAGCACGCTTGTACATCATTCCAGGAGTTCCAAAGGACACAAAATTCAACCCCAAAACCAGAAGAGAAATTCGG AACATTGAATGGTTCTCAATTGACAAATTACCATGCCATAGAAATGACATGACCCCAAAATCCAAGCTAGGTTTGGCACCTAACAAGTTTTTCATGGCCATTCCCTTCATCAG ACCTTTGAGAGACTGGCTTTCTCGAAGATATGGGGACTCCTCTGATAGTGACAATGGATTTTCATCCACTGGGAGCACACCATCCAAGCTCAACATGGAGAAAACAAG ATCCAAAATTCGTTATAGCCAGCAGGTGTTTACAGATGGCTCTCCAGGAGACCAGTGGACAAAGTACAGACAACCACAGCAACAGAAGCCATATAACAATCATTCTGACATGTCTGAAGCGCTAAAAATAAAG AACATGAGGGGTAATGGTAGAAAGCAATATCAAGACACTTCTAACCAAAAGAAGAGGACAAATGGGGTCCACAGTCAGCCAACAAAACAGAACCATACATTG AAATGTGAAAAAAAACTTAATCCAAGAAGACTTCAGGATAACTTTGAAACAG atgcAGCAGTGTATGATATGTGTTTCTCCATTGAAGACCTGCTGGAACATACAGAGGCACACTCTGTGGCATGTAATGGTCATTACAAAATCACTTTCTCATCAAGAGCTTTCTTAAGCTTCAAGTTTGACCATGATGCCATAATGAAAAGTTTTGACCTCTGA
- the DCP2 gene encoding m7GpppN-mRNA hydrolase isoform X4: MQNTPGLPQCGIRDFAKAVFSHCPFLLPQGEDVQRVLDEWKEYKMGVPTYGAIILDETLENVLLVQGYLAKSGWGFPKGKVNKEEAPHDCAAREVFEETGFDIKDYICKDDYIELRINDQLARLYIIPGVPKDTKFNPKTRREIRNIEWFSIDKLPCHRNDMTPKSKLGLAPNKFFMAIPFIRPLRDWLSRRYGDSSDSDNGFSSTGSTPSKLNMEKTRSKIRYSQQVFTDGSPGDQWTKYRQPQQQKPYNNHSDMSEALKIKNMRGNGRKQYQDTSNQKKRTNGVHSQPTKQNHTLKCEKKLNPRRLQDNFETDAAVYDMCFSIEDLLEHTEAHSVACNGHYKITFSSRAFLSFKFDHDAIMKSFDL; this comes from the exons ATGCAGAACACACCAGGATTACCTCAGTGTGGGATAAGAGACTTTGCTAAAGCTG TCTTTAGCCATTGCCCTTTTTTACTGCCTCAAGGTGAAGATGTGCAAAGGGTTTTGGATGAGTGGAAGGAGTATAAAATGGGAGTACCAACCTATGGTGCAATTATTCTTGATGAGACACTTGAAAAT GTGCTGCTGGTTCAAGGATATTTAGCAAAGTCTGGCTGGGGATTTCCAAAagggaaagtaaataaagaagaggCTCCACATGACTGTGCAGCTAGAGAG GTGTTTGAAGAAACTGGTTTTGATATCAAAGATTACATCTGCAAAGATGACTACATTGAACTACGAATCAATGATCAGCTAGCACGCTTGTACATCATTCCAGGAGTTCCAAAGGACACAAAATTCAACCCCAAAACCAGAAGAGAAATTCGG AACATTGAATGGTTCTCAATTGACAAATTACCATGCCATAGAAATGACATGACCCCAAAATCCAAGCTAGGTTTGGCACCTAACAAGTTTTTCATGGCCATTCCCTTCATCAG ACCTTTGAGAGACTGGCTTTCTCGAAGATATGGGGACTCCTCTGATAGTGACAATGGATTTTCATCCACTGGGAGCACACCATCCAAGCTCAACATGGAGAAAACAAG ATCCAAAATTCGTTATAGCCAGCAGGTGTTTACAGATGGCTCTCCAGGAGACCAGTGGACAAAGTACAGACAACCACAGCAACAGAAGCCATATAACAATCATTCTGACATGTCTGAAGCGCTAAAAATAAAG AACATGAGGGGTAATGGTAGAAAGCAATATCAAGACACTTCTAACCAAAAGAAGAGGACAAATGGGGTCCACAGTCAGCCAACAAAACAGAACCATACATTG AAATGTGAAAAAAAACTTAATCCAAGAAGACTTCAGGATAACTTTGAAACAG atgcAGCAGTGTATGATATGTGTTTCTCCATTGAAGACCTGCTGGAACATACAGAGGCACACTCTGTGGCATGTAATGGTCATTACAAAATCACTTTCTCATCAAGAGCTTTCTTAAGCTTCAAGTTTGACCATGATGCCATAATGAAAAGTTTTGACCTCTGA
- the DCP2 gene encoding m7GpppN-mRNA hydrolase isoform X5 — translation MTPKSKLGLAPNKFFMAIPFIRPLRDWLSRRYGDSSDSDNGFSSTGSTPSKLNMEKTRSKIRYSQQVFTDGSPGDQWTKYRQPQQQKPYNNHSDMSEALKIKNMRGNGRKQYQDTSNQKKRTNGVHSQPTKQNHTLKCEKKLNPRRLQDNFETDAAVYDMCFSIEDLLEHTEAHSVACNGHYKITFSSRAFLSFKFDHDAIMKSFDL, via the exons ATGACCCCAAAATCCAAGCTAGGTTTGGCACCTAACAAGTTTTTCATGGCCATTCCCTTCATCAG ACCTTTGAGAGACTGGCTTTCTCGAAGATATGGGGACTCCTCTGATAGTGACAATGGATTTTCATCCACTGGGAGCACACCATCCAAGCTCAACATGGAGAAAACAAG ATCCAAAATTCGTTATAGCCAGCAGGTGTTTACAGATGGCTCTCCAGGAGACCAGTGGACAAAGTACAGACAACCACAGCAACAGAAGCCATATAACAATCATTCTGACATGTCTGAAGCGCTAAAAATAAAG AACATGAGGGGTAATGGTAGAAAGCAATATCAAGACACTTCTAACCAAAAGAAGAGGACAAATGGGGTCCACAGTCAGCCAACAAAACAGAACCATACATTG AAATGTGAAAAAAAACTTAATCCAAGAAGACTTCAGGATAACTTTGAAACAG atgcAGCAGTGTATGATATGTGTTTCTCCATTGAAGACCTGCTGGAACATACAGAGGCACACTCTGTGGCATGTAATGGTCATTACAAAATCACTTTCTCATCAAGAGCTTTCTTAAGCTTCAAGTTTGACCATGATGCCATAATGAAAAGTTTTGACCTCTGA